The Thermotoga sp. SG1 genome includes a window with the following:
- a CDS encoding YqeG family HAD IIIA-type phosphatase has translation MKRLTRVKKVEDINFDELIRRGYRYFLFDFDNTLAPWKESELPKEKRKILEKLSSKARVVIVSNGKPRKVELPATFIWRAGKPLSFKVWRFLKKEKIDPRRCVMIGDQLFTDVLMGKILGFHVIKVEPISQKEFFGTKILRFFEKILEGRYDEDG, from the coding sequence ATGAAGAGACTGACGCGTGTGAAGAAGGTGGAAGACATCAACTTCGATGAACTGATTCGAAGGGGGTACAGATATTTTCTGTTCGACTTCGACAACACCCTTGCTCCTTGGAAAGAGAGTGAACTTCCAAAGGAGAAAAGAAAGATCCTGGAAAAACTGTCGAGCAAAGCACGGGTGGTGATCGTCTCCAACGGCAAGCCGAGGAAAGTCGAACTTCCAGCGACGTTCATCTGGAGAGCGGGAAAACCTTTGAGTTTCAAAGTGTGGAGATTTTTAAAGAAAGAAAAGATAGATCCCAGACGCTGTGTGATGATAGGAGACCAGCTTTTCACTGACGTTCTGATGGGAAAGATTCTTGGTTTCCACGTGATAAAAGTGGAACCGATCAGTCAGAAAGAATTCTTTGGAACGAAGATATTGAGATTCTTTGAGAAGATACTGGAGGGACGATACGATGAAGACGGGTGA
- a CDS encoding DUF4911 domain-containing protein produces the protein MEYDIYVRVSKEDVHLLNYLLEVEEHMFNIRKYEDGILRIITPFPKEAIELLEGCKEMVDLEIIDVRENPGEA, from the coding sequence ATGGAGTACGACATATACGTGAGAGTATCCAAAGAGGATGTTCACCTTCTGAATTATCTTCTGGAAGTTGAAGAGCACATGTTCAACATCAGGAAATACGAAGACGGTATTTTGAGAATCATCACCCCCTTTCCAAAAGAAGCGATAGAACTTCTGGAAGGATGTAAAGAAATGGTCGATCTTGAGATCATCGATGTGAGGGAGAATCCTGGAGAAGCATGA
- the rgy gene encoding reverse gyrase, whose protein sequence is MNSKYHHSCINCGGVNTDERNERGLPCEVCLPEESPFDIYEALLERRTLKDYRFYHRFWNEYEDFRNFFKKMFGKNLTGYQRLWAKRTILGKSFTMVAPTGVGKTTFGMVASLWLAKKGKRSALIFPTVTLVKQTLERLRSMSEDVKIVGFYSSMGKEERKRFEESFEKDDYHVLVVSTQFVSRHREELSRKKFDFVFVDDVDAVLKASRNIDTLLMMVGIPEDVIKKALFAIKQGKIYERPDNLKTGILVVSSATARPRGIRPLLFRDLLNFTVGRLVSVSRNITHVRIPRKSKERLMELLRMFKDGVLIFTQTEEEGKNLVDYLKGQGIKVEGTWERFEENFDAFKNGEINVLVGVQAYYGKLTRGVDLPEKIKYVVFWGVPSMRFSLEPDKAPQFVLTRLLRESGLIKGREANEEKLRELAKSHFSQEEFVERVKEIFRGSAVRGKELIIPDIYTYIQASGRSSRILNGVLVKGLAVIFEEDEEIFESLKTRLLLVAEEEILEESEADWEKLVREVEESRKSLKKEFSDTSRSLLIVVESPTKADTISKFLGKSSSRREKNILVHEAVTDEGIILFTATRGHVYDLVTRGGIHGVEEKDGIFVPVYNSLKRCRDCGYQFTEDREECPICSSKNLDDKTETLRALREISLEVDEILVATDPDVEGEKISWDVMQYLIPANGSLRRIEMHEITKYGFKKARESVRFVDFNLVKAQVVRRVQDRWIGFELSGRLQKQFGKLNLSAGRVQSTVLGWIVDREEEYRKSEKDFTLITLENGVQLEVEGKVAVDAISVSKVEETEEDITPPPPYTTSSALSEISQRLRLGVQETMDILQDLFEKGFITYHRTDSIRVSLEGQNVARSYLRKIGKEELFTGRSWSTEGAHEAIRPVKPIDDKEIEEMMEEGLITDLTKKHLRVYSIIFNRFLASQSSPMKVKRQSVSFDVEGKELKKEYVVEILKDGWNLFMPLTISPRFEHRSYRILERKIYKKHTVPLFTQASIVEEMKKRGIGRPSTYAKIVEVLFKRGYVYEDKYRRIRPTKLGVMVYSFLKERYERFVTEETTRRLEEIMDRVEKGEEDYQSTLRLLYEEIKSLTEEG, encoded by the coding sequence GTGAATTCGAAGTACCACCATTCTTGCATAAACTGCGGAGGGGTGAACACCGACGAGAGAAACGAGAGGGGACTTCCGTGTGAAGTGTGTCTTCCCGAGGAATCCCCTTTTGACATTTATGAAGCCCTTCTTGAGAGAAGAACGTTGAAGGATTATCGTTTCTATCACAGATTCTGGAATGAATACGAGGACTTTCGGAATTTTTTCAAGAAAATGTTTGGAAAAAATCTAACGGGGTATCAACGTTTATGGGCAAAAAGAACGATCCTGGGAAAAAGTTTCACGATGGTAGCACCAACGGGTGTGGGGAAAACGACGTTCGGGATGGTTGCCTCCCTGTGGCTTGCCAAGAAAGGAAAAAGATCTGCACTCATCTTTCCCACAGTGACACTGGTTAAGCAGACCCTCGAAAGATTGAGGAGCATGTCAGAAGACGTAAAAATTGTGGGATTTTATTCCTCAATGGGAAAGGAAGAGAGAAAGAGATTCGAGGAAAGTTTTGAAAAGGATGACTACCACGTACTGGTCGTTTCCACACAGTTCGTCTCCAGGCACAGAGAAGAGCTCTCCAGGAAGAAGTTCGATTTCGTTTTCGTGGACGATGTGGACGCAGTCCTCAAGGCCTCCCGTAACATAGACACCCTCCTCATGATGGTGGGAATCCCGGAAGATGTCATAAAGAAGGCACTCTTTGCCATCAAACAGGGAAAGATCTATGAAAGACCAGACAACTTGAAAACAGGAATCCTGGTGGTTTCCTCCGCCACGGCCAGGCCACGCGGCATCAGGCCCTTGTTGTTCAGAGATCTTCTCAACTTCACCGTTGGAAGGCTAGTTTCTGTCTCCCGCAACATCACGCACGTGAGAATTCCCAGAAAGTCCAAAGAACGTTTGATGGAACTGCTCAGAATGTTCAAAGACGGTGTTTTGATCTTCACGCAGACGGAAGAAGAGGGGAAAAATCTGGTCGATTATCTGAAAGGTCAGGGGATAAAGGTCGAGGGGACCTGGGAAAGGTTCGAGGAAAATTTCGATGCATTCAAAAACGGTGAGATCAATGTTCTGGTGGGTGTACAGGCGTATTATGGGAAACTGACAAGGGGAGTTGACCTTCCAGAGAAGATAAAATACGTTGTCTTTTGGGGAGTTCCCTCCATGAGGTTTTCTCTGGAACCCGATAAAGCTCCGCAGTTTGTCCTCACCAGGCTCCTCAGAGAATCAGGCCTGATAAAAGGTAGAGAGGCGAACGAGGAGAAACTCAGAGAACTCGCAAAATCACATTTTTCTCAGGAAGAATTTGTAGAAAGAGTGAAAGAGATCTTCAGGGGCTCTGCCGTGAGAGGGAAAGAACTCATCATTCCCGATATTTACACCTACATTCAGGCTTCTGGAAGATCATCGAGAATACTGAACGGTGTTCTCGTAAAGGGTCTGGCCGTGATCTTTGAAGAAGACGAGGAAATCTTCGAATCTTTGAAAACCCGTCTTCTCCTCGTAGCAGAGGAAGAGATCCTTGAGGAATCGGAAGCGGATTGGGAAAAACTCGTTCGTGAGGTGGAAGAAAGCAGAAAGAGCTTAAAGAAGGAATTTTCCGACACTTCCCGTTCTCTCCTGATAGTCGTGGAGTCGCCAACCAAAGCGGATACGATTTCGAAGTTTCTGGGAAAGTCCTCTTCCCGAAGAGAAAAAAATATCCTGGTCCATGAAGCCGTAACGGATGAAGGAATCATTCTGTTCACAGCAACAAGAGGACACGTTTACGATCTTGTCACCAGAGGAGGAATTCATGGGGTTGAGGAAAAAGACGGTATTTTCGTTCCTGTTTACAACTCTCTGAAAAGATGCAGAGATTGTGGATACCAGTTCACAGAAGATCGAGAAGAATGCCCCATCTGTTCTTCAAAAAACCTCGATGACAAAACTGAGACCCTCAGAGCACTGAGGGAGATATCGCTTGAGGTTGATGAAATCCTGGTGGCAACAGACCCCGATGTCGAGGGAGAGAAAATATCCTGGGACGTGATGCAGTATCTGATACCCGCCAACGGATCTCTGAGAAGAATTGAAATGCATGAAATCACAAAATACGGCTTCAAAAAGGCAAGAGAGAGTGTTCGTTTTGTCGATTTCAATCTGGTGAAGGCGCAGGTAGTGAGAAGAGTTCAGGACAGATGGATCGGATTTGAGTTGAGTGGAAGACTTCAAAAACAATTCGGCAAACTAAACCTTTCGGCGGGCAGGGTCCAGTCAACGGTTCTGGGATGGATAGTAGATCGAGAAGAAGAGTACAGAAAAAGCGAAAAGGACTTCACTCTCATCACGCTGGAAAACGGCGTACAACTCGAAGTTGAAGGGAAAGTGGCCGTCGATGCCATCAGCGTGTCGAAAGTGGAAGAAACAGAAGAAGACATTACCCCTCCTCCACCTTACACGACTTCTTCTGCGCTCTCGGAGATATCCCAGAGGCTCAGACTGGGTGTTCAGGAGACGATGGATATTCTCCAGGATCTCTTTGAGAAAGGCTTCATCACCTACCACAGGACCGACTCGATCAGGGTCTCACTGGAAGGCCAGAACGTAGCACGCAGCTATCTGAGAAAGATCGGCAAAGAAGAACTCTTCACAGGAAGGAGCTGGTCAACCGAGGGGGCACACGAGGCCATCAGACCGGTGAAACCCATCGACGATAAAGAAATCGAGGAAATGATGGAAGAGGGGCTGATAACGGACCTGACAAAGAAGCACCTGAGGGTTTACTCGATCATATTCAACCGCTTTCTGGCCAGTCAGTCTTCACCCATGAAGGTGAAAAGGCAGTCAGTCTCTTTCGATGTGGAAGGAAAGGAATTGAAGAAGGAATACGTGGTGGAAATTCTGAAGGACGGCTGGAATCTCTTCATGCCGTTAACAATTTCTCCACGATTCGAACACAGAAGCTACAGAATTCTTGAAAGAAAGATTTACAAAAAACACACGGTACCTCTCTTCACTCAGGCTTCTATAGTGGAAGAGATGAAGAAAAGGGGAATTGGCAGACCTTCAACTTATGCAAAAATAGTAGAGGTACTCTTCAAAAGAGGATACGTGTACGAGGATAAATACAGGAGGATCAGACCAACGAAGCTGGGAGTGATGGTCTATTCGTTCCTCAAAGAAAGATACGAAAGGTTCGTAACAGAAGAGACTACTCGCAGACTGGAAGAGATCATGGACAGGGTGGAAAAGGGAGAAGAGGATTATCAATCCACACTCAGGCTTTTGTACGAGGAAATAAAATCTCTCACGGAGGAGGGGTAA
- a CDS encoding redox-sensing transcriptional repressor Rex, translating to MAEKIPKPVSKRLVSYYMCLERLIDEGVEVVSSEELAKRLDLKASQIRKDLSYFGEFGKRGVGYNVEHLYNAIGEILGVKKEWRLVVVGAGNIGRAIANYAVMREKGFRIVGIFDNDPSKIGKEVAPGLIVKDVDDLERFVGEEGAEIGVIAVPADHAQSVAERLEKCGILGILNFAPVKIKVSVPVENIDITAALRVLTFEIIRRNG from the coding sequence ATGGCAGAGAAGATTCCAAAGCCCGTATCGAAAAGACTGGTCAGCTATTACATGTGTCTTGAAAGGTTGATCGATGAGGGGGTCGAGGTGGTCTCCTCGGAAGAGCTCGCAAAAAGGCTTGATCTCAAGGCAAGCCAGATCAGGAAAGACCTTTCTTATTTTGGAGAGTTCGGAAAACGTGGCGTTGGATACAACGTGGAACATCTCTACAACGCAATAGGAGAAATACTCGGAGTCAAGAAAGAATGGAGGCTCGTTGTTGTGGGGGCCGGAAACATCGGACGGGCAATAGCCAACTACGCCGTTATGCGTGAAAAGGGTTTCAGGATTGTCGGGATATTCGATAACGACCCCTCGAAGATCGGAAAAGAAGTGGCACCTGGTTTGATCGTGAAGGACGTGGACGACCTGGAAAGGTTTGTCGGAGAGGAAGGAGCAGAAATAGGTGTCATCGCAGTCCCTGCTGATCACGCTCAGAGTGTGGCGGAAAGACTGGAAAAGTGTGGAATTCTGGGTATTCTGAACTTTGCGCCGGTCAAGATCAAAGTCTCCGTTCCCGTTGAGAACATAGATATAACGGCAGCTTTGAGGGTTCTCACCTTCGAGATCATAAGGAGGAACGGATGA
- a CDS encoding adenosylhomocysteinase yields MKTGEMKINWVSRYMPLLNEISREFSEKRPLEGVTVGMSIHLEAKTAYLALTLAKLGANVVVTGSNPLSTQDDVAEALRKKGITVYAKRTHDEDVYRRNLMKVLDESPDFIIDDGGDLTVIAHTERTDVLENLKGVSEETTTGVKRLKALEKSGKLKVPVVAVNDSKMKFLFDNRYGTGQSTWDAIMRNTNLLIAGKRVVVAGYGWCGRGIALRASGLGAKVIVTEVDPIRAVEAIMDGFEVMPMKEAVELADFVVTATGNTDVLTEEDILSLKDGAVLANAGHFNVEIPVETLERLAVEKFEARPNVTGYVLKNGKTVFLLAEGRLVNLAGGDGHPIEIMDLSFALQTFAILYLLENHANMKPRVYTLPPEVDEKVAMMKLKSMNVRIDSLTEKQRRYLESWQ; encoded by the coding sequence ATGAAGACGGGTGAGATGAAGATAAACTGGGTTTCCAGGTACATGCCTTTGCTGAACGAGATATCACGGGAATTTTCTGAGAAAAGGCCTCTCGAGGGTGTGACTGTTGGTATGAGCATACATCTAGAAGCGAAAACGGCCTATCTTGCACTCACACTCGCAAAACTTGGAGCAAACGTTGTTGTCACGGGAAGCAACCCTCTTTCCACACAGGACGACGTGGCAGAGGCTCTCAGGAAAAAGGGAATCACCGTCTATGCGAAGAGAACTCACGATGAAGATGTCTACCGGAGGAATCTCATGAAAGTGCTCGATGAAAGCCCCGATTTCATAATAGATGATGGCGGAGATCTCACGGTCATAGCACACACCGAAAGGACCGATGTCCTTGAGAACCTGAAAGGAGTCTCTGAAGAAACCACAACCGGCGTGAAACGCTTGAAGGCTCTTGAAAAATCCGGGAAATTGAAAGTACCGGTTGTGGCTGTGAACGATTCGAAGATGAAGTTTCTCTTCGACAACAGGTATGGAACGGGACAATCCACGTGGGATGCCATCATGAGAAACACGAATCTTCTGATCGCCGGAAAAAGGGTGGTAGTGGCCGGTTACGGCTGGTGCGGAAGGGGAATCGCCCTGAGAGCCTCCGGCCTTGGTGCAAAGGTGATTGTAACGGAAGTGGATCCCATCAGAGCGGTGGAAGCGATCATGGATGGCTTCGAAGTGATGCCGATGAAAGAGGCTGTAGAACTGGCCGATTTTGTTGTGACGGCCACGGGAAACACTGATGTACTCACCGAGGAAGATATTCTGTCACTCAAAGACGGGGCAGTTCTGGCCAACGCGGGCCATTTCAACGTGGAAATTCCTGTAGAGACACTCGAAAGGCTTGCCGTTGAGAAGTTCGAAGCGCGTCCGAACGTGACGGGTTACGTGTTGAAGAATGGAAAAACGGTCTTTCTCCTTGCCGAAGGCCGACTGGTCAACCTTGCGGGTGGAGACGGACATCCCATCGAAATCATGGATCTTTCGTTCGCCCTTCAGACTTTTGCCATACTGTATCTTCTGGAAAATCACGCCAACATGAAACCAAGAGTTTACACTCTCCCGCCCGAAGTGGATGAGAAGGTGGCCATGATGAAACTAAAATCCATGAACGTGAGAATAGACAGCCTGACGGAGAAACAAAGGAGGTATCTGGAGAGTTGGCAGTGA
- the leuS gene encoding leucine--tRNA ligase, which translates to MKEYKPQEIEEKWQRVWEEEGVFHTPQRSEKPKYYALVMFPYPSGTLHVGHVKNYVIGDIVARYKRMRGYNVLHPFGYDAFGLPAENAAIEKGIHPEEWTRKNISTIRKQVKKLGISYDWNREIATCDEEYYKWTQWIFLQLYKNGLAYKKKAAVNWCPKCKTVLANEQVKDGKCERCGTGVTIKHLEQWFFKITDYAERLLNDLEKLTGWPEHVKTMQRNWIGKSTGAEIEFPVEGSDTRIRVFTTRPDTLWGVTFMALAPESPLVEELVPDDRREELQAFLERVKQQDRFKRTSVEAEKEGFFLGRYVVNPVNGERVPIYVANYILMEYGTGAIMGVPAHDQRDFAFARKYGIPIRVVIKPVDGELDPDKMEEAYEGEGIMVNSGPFTGTPSKEGIEKVINWLEEKGIGKRSVQYKLRDWLISRQRYWGAPIPIIYCEKCGTVPVPEEDLPVRLPKDVEFLPTGQSPLSFHEGFKRTNCPICGGEAQRETDTMDTFVDSSWYFLRYVNPHLDDKPFEPDDVNYWLPVDQYIGGVEHAILHLLYSRFITKVLHDLGYLNFDEPFTNLFTQGMIYKDGAKMSKSKGNVVSPDDMIEKYGADTLRMYILFMAPPEKDAEWSDAGIEGVHRFIRRLWNTFYTILPHVKEETAEGLSLTTPVEKELRRKLHSIIKKVTEDIEGGFKFNTAISGLMELVNHLNQYLNGVPEDRWNKKLLREIAENLTLVLSPFAPHLAEEFWHELGQESLVVQQSWPSYDPEALEVEEMEIAIQINGKVRDKILVPVDISEEELKKMVMERERVKEYVDGKTVKKFIYVKGRIVNIVI; encoded by the coding sequence ATGAAGGAGTATAAGCCCCAGGAAATAGAAGAAAAATGGCAGAGAGTCTGGGAAGAAGAAGGAGTGTTTCACACTCCGCAACGTTCCGAAAAACCAAAATACTACGCTCTTGTAATGTTTCCCTATCCTTCGGGAACACTCCATGTAGGCCATGTGAAGAACTACGTCATAGGAGACATCGTTGCTAGGTACAAGAGGATGAGAGGATACAACGTTCTCCATCCGTTCGGCTACGATGCCTTCGGATTGCCTGCGGAGAACGCGGCGATCGAGAAGGGAATACACCCCGAGGAGTGGACCAGGAAGAACATCTCCACCATCAGAAAACAGGTGAAGAAACTGGGTATAAGTTACGACTGGAACAGAGAAATTGCAACCTGTGACGAGGAGTACTACAAATGGACTCAGTGGATATTTCTTCAACTCTACAAGAACGGTCTTGCCTACAAGAAAAAGGCGGCCGTCAACTGGTGTCCAAAGTGCAAGACCGTCCTTGCCAACGAACAGGTGAAGGATGGAAAATGTGAAAGATGTGGAACGGGTGTGACCATAAAGCACCTTGAACAGTGGTTCTTCAAAATAACCGATTATGCGGAAAGACTGCTGAACGATCTGGAAAAGCTTACTGGTTGGCCCGAACACGTCAAGACGATGCAGAGAAACTGGATAGGAAAGAGCACGGGTGCAGAGATAGAGTTCCCCGTTGAGGGATCGGACACGAGAATAAGAGTCTTCACAACAAGACCTGACACGCTCTGGGGTGTCACCTTCATGGCGTTGGCACCGGAATCTCCACTCGTAGAAGAACTGGTGCCCGATGACAGAAGAGAGGAACTTCAGGCGTTTCTAGAACGTGTAAAACAGCAGGACAGATTCAAGAGAACGTCTGTGGAAGCGGAAAAAGAAGGGTTCTTTCTGGGAAGGTATGTGGTGAATCCGGTGAACGGAGAGAGAGTACCCATCTACGTTGCAAACTACATACTCATGGAGTACGGAACGGGTGCCATCATGGGGGTGCCGGCTCACGATCAGAGGGATTTTGCTTTCGCCAGAAAGTATGGAATACCCATAAGGGTGGTTATAAAACCTGTGGATGGAGAGCTCGATCCGGATAAAATGGAAGAGGCATACGAAGGCGAAGGAATCATGGTGAATTCTGGACCTTTCACAGGAACTCCAAGTAAAGAAGGCATTGAAAAGGTTATAAACTGGCTCGAGGAGAAAGGAATCGGTAAGCGGTCGGTTCAGTACAAACTCAGAGACTGGCTCATATCCCGTCAGAGATACTGGGGGGCTCCCATTCCCATCATCTACTGCGAAAAGTGCGGAACCGTTCCGGTTCCGGAAGAAGATCTTCCGGTCAGACTCCCAAAGGATGTGGAGTTTCTCCCGACCGGGCAGTCTCCCCTCTCTTTCCACGAGGGCTTCAAGAGGACAAATTGTCCGATTTGCGGCGGAGAAGCCCAGAGAGAAACTGATACCATGGACACGTTCGTTGATTCCTCCTGGTACTTCCTCAGGTATGTGAATCCACATCTGGATGACAAACCCTTCGAACCGGACGATGTGAACTACTGGCTCCCCGTGGACCAGTACATAGGTGGAGTGGAGCACGCCATCTTGCATCTGCTGTACTCGAGGTTCATAACCAAAGTACTTCACGACCTTGGATATCTGAATTTCGACGAACCTTTCACCAATCTCTTCACTCAGGGAATGATATACAAAGATGGTGCCAAGATGTCGAAGTCGAAAGGGAACGTGGTATCCCCCGACGACATGATAGAAAAGTACGGAGCAGACACCCTGAGGATGTACATACTCTTCATGGCACCTCCGGAAAAAGATGCCGAGTGGAGCGATGCGGGTATCGAAGGAGTGCACAGATTCATCAGAAGACTCTGGAACACATTCTACACAATTTTGCCGCACGTGAAGGAAGAAACTGCTGAAGGGCTTTCGTTGACAACCCCCGTCGAAAAGGAACTCAGAAGAAAACTGCACAGCATCATCAAAAAGGTGACAGAAGATATCGAAGGCGGATTCAAGTTCAACACGGCCATCAGTGGTCTCATGGAACTGGTCAACCACCTGAATCAGTACCTGAACGGTGTACCAGAAGATCGGTGGAACAAAAAACTTCTGAGGGAGATCGCGGAGAATCTCACACTGGTTCTATCACCGTTCGCACCGCATCTGGCGGAAGAGTTCTGGCACGAGCTGGGACAGGAGAGTCTCGTTGTTCAGCAATCGTGGCCATCCTACGATCCAGAAGCCCTTGAGGTCGAAGAAATGGAGATCGCCATTCAAATAAACGGAAAAGTGAGAGACAAGATCCTTGTTCCGGTGGACATCTCAGAGGAAGAACTGAAGAAGATGGTGATGGAGAGAGAAAGAGTCAAAGAATACGTCGATGGAAAGACCGTGAAGAAGTTCATCTACGTGAAGGGAAGAATAGTGAATATCGTGATATGA